A region of Pseudoruegeria sp. SHC-113 DNA encodes the following proteins:
- a CDS encoding BamA/TamA family outer membrane protein has protein sequence MAGHIRSILSASAFGLLAATSATAQSSIPENTLSGITSAQTADFGIRSGSFVAAPIPLSNPTIGSGLVVVAGYLFDSDSESDTSFFGLGGIRTDNGTEGYALAGSFALSDNRWKFGFAAGAVDANYDLFVLGVPIPLNQTGELFQADLAYGISPDLSFGMHLRYIETDIALRTGGALPTDILDDQALGIFTFGATVDYDTRDDTIFATSGSHVALRTSHGFMEGSSREYTKATLLLDHYRPMPLEGDALAVRLAFCGASDSAPFYDSCGLGGVDGFRGYPSTQFIDDALVSAQFEYRGALSERFGYAIFGGVGAVGTTLSAAFNGEARVAGGIGLRGRISKQFPLDFAVDAAWNTEGEASTYVYIGQRF, from the coding sequence ATGGCAGGCCACATTCGCAGCATCTTATCGGCGTCCGCCTTTGGCCTTCTGGCCGCCACGTCGGCCACGGCCCAAAGCAGCATCCCCGAAAATACACTCTCCGGCATCACCTCCGCCCAGACAGCCGATTTCGGCATCCGCTCCGGCTCTTTCGTGGCCGCCCCGATCCCGCTCTCCAACCCTACCATTGGCTCCGGCCTCGTCGTCGTGGCGGGCTACCTGTTTGATTCGGACTCCGAGAGCGACACGTCCTTCTTCGGCCTCGGCGGGATCCGCACCGACAATGGCACCGAGGGCTATGCGCTCGCGGGGAGCTTCGCCCTGAGCGACAACCGCTGGAAATTCGGCTTCGCCGCCGGGGCGGTGGATGCGAATTACGATCTCTTCGTGCTCGGCGTTCCAATCCCGCTGAACCAGACGGGAGAGCTGTTTCAGGCCGATCTGGCCTATGGGATCAGCCCCGATCTCAGCTTCGGCATGCATCTGCGCTACATCGAAACCGACATCGCCCTGCGCACCGGCGGCGCGCTGCCCACGGATATTCTCGACGATCAGGCGCTCGGCATTTTCACCTTCGGCGCGACGGTGGATTACGACACCCGCGACGACACGATCTTCGCCACCTCCGGCAGCCACGTGGCGCTGCGCACCAGCCATGGCTTCATGGAAGGAAGCAGTCGCGAATACACCAAGGCCACGCTGCTGCTGGATCACTACCGCCCGATGCCGCTCGAGGGCGACGCGCTGGCGGTGCGGCTGGCCTTCTGCGGCGCCTCCGACAGCGCACCCTTCTACGATTCCTGCGGCCTTGGTGGCGTGGATGGCTTCCGGGGCTACCCCTCCACCCAGTTCATCGACGACGCGCTGGTCTCAGCGCAATTCGAATACCGGGGCGCTCTGAGCGAGCGCTTCGGCTATGCGATTTTCGGAGGCGTCGGCGCTGTCGGGACCACCCTGAGCGCCGCCTTCAATGGCGAGGCCCGCGTGGCCGGCGGCATCGGCCTGCGCGGCCGCATCAGCAAGCAGTTCCCGCTGGATTTCGCGGTGGACGCCGCCTGGAACACGGAGGGCGAGGCCTCAACCTATGTCTACATCGGCCAGCGCTTCTGA
- a CDS encoding alpha/beta fold hydrolase, whose product MKHLRLAETRATQEPLTIEADGAVLAGRLYRPAHAPTAAIVIHGATGVPQGYYKPFAEWLTREGYACLTYDYRDFGASASGPLKESKATMAIWGRLDQPAAQAALEAAVPGAPVWAIGHSLGGLMLPFQGDAARRLSRVITVASGPVHFSDHPLRYKPVTAAFWYGAGPAATAICGYLPGKALGLGPNLPAGVYWQWRRWCTTPGFNACDVGADLPAPDDNAVRCPVKVVAVADDVMVPPPAVWRLMQLYPEAHKSQLTLRPADFGLKKIGHIGMFNGKNAATWPAIIA is encoded by the coding sequence ATGAAACACTTGAGGCTGGCAGAAACACGCGCGACGCAGGAGCCGCTGACGATTGAGGCAGACGGGGCCGTGCTTGCGGGCCGCCTGTACCGCCCTGCCCATGCGCCCACTGCCGCCATCGTGATCCACGGCGCAACCGGGGTGCCGCAGGGCTATTACAAGCCCTTTGCCGAATGGCTCACCCGCGAGGGATACGCCTGCCTGACCTACGATTACCGCGATTTCGGCGCAAGCGCCTCGGGGCCCTTGAAGGAGTCCAAGGCGACGATGGCGATCTGGGGGCGGCTTGATCAGCCAGCCGCACAGGCCGCGCTCGAGGCCGCCGTGCCGGGCGCGCCCGTCTGGGCCATTGGCCATTCGCTGGGCGGGCTCATGCTGCCGTTTCAGGGCGATGCCGCCCGGCGGCTTTCGCGCGTGATCACCGTGGCCTCGGGCCCGGTGCATTTCTCCGATCACCCCCTGCGCTACAAACCGGTGACGGCGGCCTTCTGGTACGGGGCCGGGCCGGCGGCCACGGCGATTTGCGGGTATCTGCCAGGCAAGGCGCTGGGGCTGGGGCCGAACCTGCCCGCTGGCGTCTACTGGCAATGGCGACGCTGGTGCACGACGCCTGGCTTCAACGCCTGCGACGTGGGGGCGGACCTGCCCGCGCCTGACGACAACGCCGTGCGCTGCCCGGTGAAGGTGGTGGCCGTTGCCGATGATGTCATGGTGCCACCGCCTGCGGTCTGGCGGCTCATGCAGCTTTACCCCGAAGCGCACAAAAGCCAGCTCACTCTGCGCCCGGCGGATTTCGGGCTCAAGAAAATCGGCCATATCGGGATGTTCAACGGCAAGAACGCCGCCACATGGCCCGCGATTATCGCCTGA
- a CDS encoding TetR/AcrR family transcriptional regulator, whose amino-acid sequence MTTAPAPTKARLTETAARLFRQKGYHGTGLSEILAESGVPKGSLYHHFPDGKADLAVEAARWASAGMLGIVDDAFREAVDFRDGATTLCFKLAKLFDLHPDWRGCPISSVLFDGPENESFRQVAAEIFESWRARVADHGARLGLSPEEAQRRAHHLMFLVQGGWTQARAQQSGDVLRGLPAYFLP is encoded by the coding sequence ATGACGACAGCCCCCGCCCCCACCAAAGCCCGCCTCACCGAAACCGCCGCGCGGCTGTTTCGCCAGAAGGGCTATCATGGCACCGGCTTGAGCGAGATTCTTGCCGAAAGCGGCGTGCCGAAGGGCTCGCTCTATCACCACTTTCCCGATGGCAAGGCCGATCTCGCCGTGGAGGCCGCCCGCTGGGCCTCGGCCGGGATGCTCGGCATCGTGGATGACGCCTTCCGCGAGGCCGTAGATTTCCGCGACGGGGCCACCACGCTCTGTTTCAAACTCGCCAAGCTTTTCGATCTGCACCCCGACTGGCGCGGCTGCCCGATCTCCTCGGTGCTGTTTGACGGGCCGGAAAACGAAAGCTTCCGGCAGGTGGCGGCAGAGATTTTCGAAAGCTGGCGCGCCCGCGTCGCAGACCACGGCGCCCGGCTGGGGCTAAGCCCAGAGGAGGCCCAACGCCGCGCCCATCACCTGATGTTCCTCGTGCAGGGCGGCTGGACACAGGCCCGCGCCCAGCAAAGCGGCGACGTGCTGCGCGGCCTGCCCGCCTATTTCCTGCCCTGA
- a CDS encoding helix-turn-helix transcriptional regulator: protein MSTGSDPAEDQAKDQAGDFASAVLLAHVVQWAGRYLPEVSAPSGAGALTGGKAAAETKRRLLEQIAAQAGLGALIAAGIGFAQAQSGEPSGLFAALTAAPSPAVALQKWARLERYFHSRNRTRITLASPTRAEVARYSLSGDVTPEETALIAGVMAGLLAASGGGAVRLEIGGAEVALPITSENWRGIIHGDIAGFALTWAAEPGRIAVLTPNPSGDAASLAGQLEALLASDLARGWTLAQAARALGLSTRSLQRGLAAEGQGYTACLRRARVEAAGRALAETMQPLAEIGFCAGYADQAHFQREFKRMSNMTPAAFRAVAQLSDQGRK from the coding sequence ATGAGCACGGGGAGCGATCCGGCGGAGGATCAGGCCAAGGATCAAGCAGGCGATTTCGCCAGTGCGGTGCTTCTGGCCCATGTCGTGCAATGGGCCGGGCGGTATCTGCCGGAGGTCTCCGCCCCGTCTGGCGCTGGCGCGCTGACCGGTGGCAAGGCCGCCGCGGAGACCAAGCGCAGACTGCTGGAGCAGATCGCCGCACAGGCGGGGCTGGGAGCCCTGATCGCGGCTGGCATCGGGTTTGCGCAGGCGCAGTCCGGCGAGCCCTCGGGGCTGTTTGCCGCGCTGACCGCCGCGCCGTCCCCCGCAGTTGCCTTGCAGAAATGGGCGCGGCTGGAGCGCTATTTTCATTCCCGCAACCGCACCCGCATCACGCTTGCAAGCCCAACCCGGGCCGAGGTGGCCCGCTACAGCCTCTCTGGCGATGTGACGCCCGAGGAGACGGCTCTGATCGCCGGGGTGATGGCGGGGCTTCTGGCGGCGAGCGGCGGCGGGGCGGTGCGGCTGGAGATCGGCGGGGCCGAGGTTGCGCTGCCCATCACCTCAGAAAACTGGCGTGGCATCATTCACGGTGACATTGCCGGGTTTGCCCTGACATGGGCGGCGGAGCCCGGGCGGATAGCGGTTCTCACGCCGAACCCGTCTGGAGACGCCGCCTCCCTTGCCGGGCAGCTCGAAGCGCTGCTGGCGAGCGATCTGGCGCGGGGGTGGACGCTGGCGCAGGCGGCCCGCGCGCTTGGGCTTTCGACGCGCTCCCTGCAGCGGGGGCTCGCAGCGGAGGGGCAGGGCTACACCGCCTGCCTGCGCCGCGCCCGCGTCGAGGCCGCCGGGCGGGCACTGGCGGAGACCATGCAGCCGCTGGCCGAGATCGGCTTCTGCGCGGGCTATGCGGATCAGGCGCATTTCCAGCGCGAGTTCAAACGGATGAGCAACATGACGCCAGCGGCCTTCCGGGCCGTGGCGCAGCTTTCGGATCAGGGCAGGAAATAG
- a CDS encoding SDR family NAD(P)-dependent oxidoreductase — protein sequence MEQGKLALVTGASRGIGSGVAERLAAEGYRVIRVARQAGSGPDDLAVDLTAPGAPAVIAERLSRIGQPLDLLIHNAGQQGAVDLDAPPERAVWAQEMALNLAAPVALTMALLPVMRRPGGVIAFTTSLVALYAKPSAPVYSASKAGLAAFARAARHQLEGRGLQVVEIVPPLVATAMTEGRRGTMHVDAAARQICAGLARGDRVIAPGKARAVRRLHRVLPGAVERILART from the coding sequence ATGGAACAGGGAAAGCTGGCGCTAGTGACGGGAGCAAGCCGGGGCATTGGTTCGGGCGTGGCGGAGCGGCTCGCGGCGGAGGGCTACCGGGTGATCCGGGTGGCCCGGCAGGCGGGCAGCGGGCCGGACGATCTGGCCGTCGATCTCACCGCACCCGGCGCGCCTGCCGTCATTGCCGAGCGGCTCTCGCGCATCGGGCAGCCGCTGGATCTGCTGATCCATAATGCCGGGCAGCAGGGGGCGGTGGATCTGGATGCGCCACCGGAGCGTGCTGTCTGGGCGCAGGAAATGGCGCTGAACCTCGCCGCGCCCGTGGCGCTCACCATGGCGCTGCTGCCTGTGATGCGCCGCCCCGGTGGGGTGATCGCCTTCACCACCTCACTGGTTGCGCTCTATGCCAAACCCTCCGCACCGGTTTACTCTGCCAGCAAGGCCGGGCTTGCCGCCTTCGCGCGCGCGGCCCGGCACCAGTTGGAAGGCCGTGGGCTGCAAGTGGTAGAGATCGTGCCGCCGTTGGTGGCAACGGCGATGACGGAAGGGCGTAGGGGAACGATGCATGTGGATGCGGCAGCGCGGCAGATCTGCGCGGGGCTTGCGCGCGGCGACCGCGTGATCGCGCCGGGCAAGGCGCGCGCCGTGCGGCGGTTGCACCGGGTGCTGCCCGGAGCCGTGGAACGGATCCTCGCCCGCACATGA
- the rsgA gene encoding ribosome small subunit-dependent GTPase A, whose amino-acid sequence MLIHTLADLGWSAPFLQQLDIEELENLAPMRVSAVHRDRLEALGLEGPASLRLAGAEETGDYAVGDWLLVAPESQRVMRRLERASELARRAAGTDARRQLLAANVDVMFITSSCNADFNARRLERYLALAEQAAITPVLVLTKADTCESLDAREDWQAQGEALMPGLAVLLLDARAPDQVSALTDWWRKGQTAVLLGSSGVGKSTLANALCGDMQATGGIREDDAKGRHTTTSRSFLQARHGGWLIDTPGLRALRLQDAGEGIDAVFSDVAEMAERCRFSDCQHESEPGCAVQAAIAEGTLEADRLRRWQKLRSEDRRNSETIAQSRHREKQFGKIVREAMRERDRRGKS is encoded by the coding sequence ATGCTTATTCATACCCTTGCCGACCTCGGATGGTCGGCCCCTTTTCTGCAGCAACTCGACATCGAGGAGCTGGAAAACCTTGCCCCGATGCGCGTGAGTGCTGTTCACCGCGACAGGCTGGAGGCGCTTGGCCTTGAGGGCCCCGCAAGCCTGCGCCTCGCAGGCGCCGAGGAAACCGGCGATTATGCCGTTGGCGATTGGCTTCTTGTAGCGCCTGAAAGCCAACGCGTGATGCGCCGGCTGGAGCGCGCGAGCGAGTTGGCCCGCCGCGCAGCAGGCACCGACGCGCGGCGGCAGTTGCTGGCCGCCAATGTGGACGTGATGTTCATCACCTCCAGCTGCAACGCCGATTTCAACGCCCGGCGGCTGGAGCGCTACCTCGCGCTGGCCGAGCAGGCCGCCATCACGCCGGTTCTGGTGCTCACCAAGGCCGACACCTGTGAAAGCCTTGACGCCCGCGAAGACTGGCAGGCGCAAGGCGAAGCCCTGATGCCCGGCCTTGCGGTGCTGCTGCTGGACGCCCGCGCGCCCGATCAGGTTTCCGCGCTCACCGACTGGTGGCGCAAGGGCCAGACGGCGGTGCTGCTGGGCTCCTCCGGTGTGGGCAAATCCACTCTGGCGAACGCGCTTTGTGGCGACATGCAGGCCACCGGCGGCATCCGCGAGGATGACGCCAAGGGCCGCCACACCACCACGAGCCGCAGCTTCCTGCAGGCCCGCCACGGCGGCTGGCTGATCGACACGCCCGGCCTGCGCGCCCTGCGCCTGCAGGACGCCGGGGAGGGCATCGACGCGGTGTTCTCCGACGTGGCCGAGATGGCAGAGCGCTGTCGCTTTTCCGACTGCCAGCACGAAAGCGAGCCCGGTTGCGCGGTGCAGGCGGCGATTGCCGAAGGCACATTGGAGGCCGACCGGCTGCGCCGCTGGCAGAAGCTGCGTTCGGAAGACAGGCGCAACAGCGAGACGATCGCGCAATCGCGCCACCGGGAGAAACAGTTCGGCAAGATCGTGCGCGAGGCGATGCGCGAACGGGATCGGCGCGGCAAGAGCTGA
- a CDS encoding protein phosphatase yields MSEPFVIRQVPAGAGCIGVAPLPGRGGDLAADLRAIADFAPAFVISCTEASEMGSAQDLPAGLAAAGIGWRGFPIVDFGVPSADTSLAWPALKAEALAVLAKGGRVLAHCHGGRGRSGMVALALLTAQGQAEAFAHLRRHHPLAVETEAQRLWAERVLR; encoded by the coding sequence TTGTCTGAGCCTTTCGTGATCCGGCAGGTTCCTGCGGGGGCGGGGTGCATCGGCGTTGCGCCCCTGCCGGGGCGCGGCGGGGATCTGGCGGCGGATCTGCGCGCCATTGCCGATTTCGCCCCCGCTTTCGTGATCTCCTGCACCGAAGCGTCCGAGATGGGCAGCGCGCAGGACTTGCCCGCAGGCCTCGCGGCGGCGGGCATCGGCTGGCGTGGGTTCCCGATTGTGGATTTCGGGGTGCCTTCGGCGGACACCAGTTTGGCTTGGCCCGCGTTGAAGGCTGAGGCTTTGGCGGTTTTGGCCAAGGGGGGGCGGGTGCTGGCCCATTGCCACGGCGGGCGCGGGCGCTCGGGCATGGTGGCCTTGGCATTGCTCACAGCTCAAGGTCAGGCGGAGGCCTTTGCCCATTTGCGCCGCCATCACCCGCTGGCGGTGGAGACGGAGGCTCAAAGGCTTTGGGCGGAAAGGGTGCTTCGATGA
- a CDS encoding ankyrin repeat domain-containing protein — translation MTRSLDQLRRAARRLQKAHAAGDADALHRLRLHPPRADGRALKLADFLHVVAQENGFESWPKLKFAADLRGFDRAAKEQRLKVALYHGQNWVVERLLADTPDLAQGHFGLLVALLDRPAVEAWLARDPGAAVALFGPRRPILHLAFSRHIHSHPEREADMLAIAEMLLAHGADVNDGYPYQPGDDHLLSALYGALGHADNLPLARWLLAEGANPNDNESLYHSTELPHADGVKLLLAHGARPEGTNALLRAMDFNSHEKVRILLEAGADPNEGVQPHPSGEATGHVGALHQAARRNCDAEMARLLLAYGADLDARWEGRTAYACARIYGNQPVAEALAAAGADTALSPEDAAIAQALEGRAKGPVPAAAGSVLLELLHAPEHVPLAKRLVDAGAPLDVTDAMGLPPVQIAGWEGLPEAVSWLLAQSPDLAAEMRRMNRYGGDLLSTIIHGSENCPARAARDHVACARLVLEAGAMLPRRAPEFAGEPEMAAFLATWAEEHPEQVSEGGVV, via the coding sequence ATGACCCGATCCCTTGACCAATTGCGCCGCGCCGCGCGCCGTTTGCAGAAAGCCCATGCCGCGGGCGATGCCGATGCCTTGCACCGGCTGCGCCTGCATCCGCCGCGCGCCGACGGACGTGCGCTGAAGCTTGCGGATTTCCTGCATGTGGTGGCGCAGGAAAACGGCTTTGAAAGCTGGCCCAAGCTGAAATTCGCCGCCGATCTGCGGGGCTTTGACCGCGCCGCGAAGGAGCAACGGCTGAAGGTGGCGCTTTACCATGGACAGAATTGGGTGGTGGAGCGGCTTCTGGCCGATACGCCGGATCTGGCGCAGGGGCATTTCGGCCTGCTGGTGGCGCTGCTGGACAGGCCCGCCGTGGAGGCATGGCTCGCGCGGGATCCCGGCGCGGCGGTAGCGCTTTTCGGCCCGCGCCGTCCGATCCTGCACCTGGCCTTCTCGCGCCATATTCACAGCCATCCGGAGCGTGAGGCCGACATGTTGGCGATTGCCGAGATGCTTCTGGCCCACGGCGCGGATGTGAACGACGGCTACCCTTATCAGCCCGGCGACGATCACTTGCTCTCGGCACTCTACGGCGCACTGGGGCATGCCGATAACCTGCCGCTGGCGCGCTGGCTGCTGGCGGAGGGCGCGAATCCGAACGACAATGAGTCGCTCTACCATTCCACCGAGCTTCCCCATGCCGACGGGGTGAAGCTGCTGCTGGCCCATGGTGCGCGCCCGGAAGGCACCAACGCGCTGCTGCGGGCGATGGATTTCAACAGCCATGAGAAGGTGCGCATACTGCTGGAGGCGGGGGCCGATCCGAACGAAGGGGTGCAGCCGCACCCCTCGGGCGAGGCCACGGGTCATGTGGGGGCGCTGCATCAGGCGGCGCGCAGGAATTGCGATGCGGAGATGGCGCGGCTTCTGCTCGCCTATGGGGCGGACCTCGACGCGCGTTGGGAGGGGCGCACGGCTTATGCCTGCGCGCGGATCTATGGCAATCAGCCCGTGGCCGAGGCGCTTGCCGCGGCGGGGGCGGATACAGCGTTGTCTCCGGAAGATGCCGCCATCGCACAGGCCTTGGAGGGGCGCGCGAAGGGACCGGTTCCGGCGGCCGCTGGGTCTGTTCTTTTGGAACTGCTCCACGCGCCCGAGCATGTGCCACTGGCCAAGCGGCTGGTGGACGCAGGTGCGCCGCTGGACGTGACCGATGCGATGGGCCTGCCCCCGGTGCAGATCGCCGGGTGGGAGGGCCTACCGGAGGCGGTGTCGTGGTTGCTTGCGCAAAGCCCCGATCTGGCGGCGGAGATGCGGCGGATGAACCGGTACGGAGGCGATCTGCTGTCCACGATCATTCACGGCTCCGAAAACTGCCCCGCACGTGCTGCGCGCGATCATGTGGCCTGCGCACGGCTGGTGTTGGAGGCCGGCGCGATGCTGCCGCGCCGCGCGCCGGAGTTCGCAGGGGAGCCTGAGATGGCGGCCTTCCTTGCCACATGGGCCGAGGAGCACCCGGAGCAGGTTTCGGAGGGCGGGGTTGTCTGA
- a CDS encoding neutral zinc metallopeptidase, with protein sequence MRLKGVRRSSNIEDRRRSGGARAGGIGGIGLLIILVIGYFAGVDVTPLLQGGGTTQGQSSAPLSAEEQAAAEFSARVLATIEDVWTQVFRDQLGAQYEAPVVVLFSGVTASPCGNASGATGPFYCPLDEKAYLDTDFFAYMNRALGAGGDFAAAYVIAHEVAHHVQNELGILPEVNRLRQQASQVQANALTVRLELQADCLAGVWARAVGGLLEPGDLDEALNAARRIGDDYLQRRAGQVPQPHTFTHGTSAQRQGWFARGYEAGDITACDTFSVQDL encoded by the coding sequence ATGCGTCTGAAAGGGGTGCGCCGGAGCAGCAATATCGAGGATCGCCGCCGGTCCGGCGGCGCGCGGGCGGGCGGGATCGGCGGCATCGGCCTCTTGATTATCCTTGTGATCGGCTATTTCGCCGGTGTCGATGTGACGCCGCTTCTGCAGGGCGGGGGCACGACCCAGGGCCAAAGCTCCGCCCCCTTGAGCGCGGAGGAGCAGGCGGCGGCGGAATTCTCGGCGCGGGTTTTGGCCACGATAGAGGACGTCTGGACGCAGGTGTTTCGCGATCAGCTGGGCGCGCAATACGAGGCCCCAGTCGTGGTGCTGTTCTCTGGTGTAACGGCCAGCCCCTGCGGCAACGCCTCGGGCGCGACGGGGCCGTTCTACTGCCCGCTGGATGAGAAAGCCTATCTGGACACCGATTTCTTCGCCTACATGAACCGCGCGCTCGGCGCCGGTGGCGATTTCGCGGCGGCCTATGTGATCGCTCATGAGGTGGCGCATCATGTGCAGAACGAGCTGGGGATCCTGCCGGAAGTGAACCGGCTGCGACAGCAGGCCAGCCAGGTGCAGGCCAATGCGCTAACCGTGCGGCTGGAGCTGCAGGCCGATTGCCTCGCGGGCGTCTGGGCGCGGGCCGTGGGCGGGCTTCTGGAGCCCGGCGATCTGGATGAGGCACTGAACGCGGCGCGGCGGATCGGGGATGACTACCTGCAGCGGCGGGCCGGGCAGGTGCCCCAGCCGCATACCTTTACCCATGGCACCTCGGCGCAGCGACAGGGCTGGTTTGCGCGGGGCTATGAGGCCGGCGACATTACCGCCTGCGATACGTTTTCGGTCCAAGACCTCTAG
- a CDS encoding DNA polymerase III subunit gamma/tau, which produces MSDTPETAYQVLARKYRPATFADLIGQDAMVRTLKNAFAADRIAQAFIMTGIRGTGKTTTARIISKGMNCIGPDGTGGPTTEPCGVCEHCVAIAEGRHVDVMEMDAASRTGVGDIREIIDSVHYRAASARYKIYIIDEVHMLSNSAFNALLKTLEEPPAHVKFIFATTEIRKVPVTVLSRCQRFDLRRIEPEVMIAHLQSIAGKENAQIAEDALALITRAAEGSVRDAMSLLDQAIAHGAGETTADQVRAMLGLADRGRVLDLFDMVMKGDAGAALQELAAQYADGADPMAVLRDLAEITHWISVIKITPEAVEDPTVSPDERARGQAMAEALPMRVLTRMWQMLLKALEEVAMAPNAMMAAEMAVIRLTHVAELPSPEDLIRKLQDTPPPPPNGGQPTAPGGNGGHAPQARGPAAPVSGGSGPRAALAVAAQPEDALARYARFPQVLELIRRHRDVKLLVEIETTLRLISYSPGRITFQPTPEAPADLAQRLGSKLQSWTGARWAVIVENAGGGRTIAEDRDAERLKLEEEAKTHPMVQAVLAAFPQARISDIRTAQEIAAEVAAEALPEVSDEWDPFEDDL; this is translated from the coding sequence ATGTCCGACACACCAGAGACCGCCTACCAGGTCCTTGCCCGCAAATACCGCCCGGCCACCTTCGCCGACCTGATCGGGCAGGACGCCATGGTGCGCACCCTGAAGAACGCCTTCGCGGCCGATCGCATCGCACAGGCCTTCATCATGACGGGCATCCGTGGCACCGGCAAAACCACCACCGCGCGCATTATCTCCAAGGGGATGAATTGCATCGGCCCCGATGGCACAGGCGGCCCCACCACCGAGCCTTGCGGTGTCTGCGAGCATTGCGTGGCCATCGCCGAGGGCCGCCACGTGGACGTGATGGAGATGGACGCCGCCTCCCGCACCGGCGTCGGCGACATCCGCGAGATCATCGATTCGGTGCACTACCGCGCGGCCTCGGCCCGCTACAAGATCTACATCATCGACGAGGTGCACATGCTCTCCAACAGCGCCTTCAACGCGCTGTTGAAAACGCTGGAGGAGCCGCCCGCCCACGTCAAATTCATCTTCGCCACCACCGAGATCCGCAAGGTGCCCGTCACGGTGCTGTCGCGCTGCCAGCGCTTCGATCTGCGCCGGATCGAGCCCGAGGTGATGATCGCCCACCTGCAAAGCATCGCCGGCAAGGAAAACGCCCAGATCGCGGAGGACGCGCTGGCGCTGATCACCCGCGCCGCCGAAGGCTCCGTGCGCGACGCGATGAGTCTTCTGGATCAGGCCATCGCCCATGGCGCGGGCGAAACCACCGCCGATCAGGTCCGCGCCATGCTGGGGCTCGCGGATCGCGGCCGGGTTCTCGATCTGTTTGACATGGTGATGAAGGGCGATGCCGGCGCAGCCCTGCAGGAACTGGCCGCGCAATATGCCGATGGGGCGGATCCCATGGCCGTGCTGCGCGATCTGGCGGAAATCACCCACTGGATTTCGGTGATCAAGATCACGCCCGAGGCGGTGGAAGATCCCACCGTTTCGCCCGACGAACGCGCCCGGGGTCAGGCCATGGCCGAAGCCCTGCCGATGCGCGTGCTCACCCGCATGTGGCAGATGTTGCTGAAAGCGCTGGAAGAGGTCGCCATGGCCCCCAATGCGATGATGGCCGCCGAAATGGCCGTGATCCGCCTCACCCATGTGGCCGAACTGCCCAGCCCCGAAGATCTTATCCGCAAACTGCAAGACACCCCGCCGCCCCCGCCCAACGGCGGCCAGCCCACGGCACCCGGCGGCAATGGCGGCCACGCCCCGCAGGCCCGCGGCCCCGCCGCGCCCGTGTCCGGCGGCAGCGGCCCCCGCGCTGCGCTGGCCGTCGCGGCCCAGCCCGAAGATGCGCTGGCCCGCTATGCCCGCTTCCCGCAGGTGCTCGAACTGATCCGCCGCCACCGCGACGTGAAACTGCTGGTGGAAATCGAAACCACCCTGCGCCTGATCTCCTACAGCCCGGGCCGGATCACCTTCCAGCCCACGCCCGAAGCCCCCGCCGATCTCGCCCAACGCCTTGGCAGCAAGCTGCAAAGCTGGACGGGCGCCCGCTGGGCCGTGATCGTCGAAAACGCAGGCGGCGGGCGCACCATCGCCGAAGACCGCGACGCCGAACGCCTGAAACTGGAGGAAGAGGCCAAAACACACCCGATGGTGCAGGCCGTGCTCGCCGCCTTCCCGCAGGCGCGCATCTCCGACATCCGCACCGCGCAGGAGATCGCCGCCGAAGTTGCCGCCGAGGCGCTGCCCGAAGTCTCCGACGAATGGGATCCCTTCGAGGACGACCTCTGA